One Methanohalophilus mahii DSM 5219 genomic window carries:
- the hdrA gene encoding ferredoxin:CoB-CoM heterodisulfide reductase subunit HdrA, protein MNDSKKPSGIFICHCGGNISDNIDIKKLKDSFPDCKVFDYEYLCSNRGQQYLKDEIENSGLERVVVGACTPAKHENLFKKCASQCGINQEFLRVVNLREQCSWVHTDSDRATHKAFSMLNSSMLRLFRAQPVEQYSLPINPDALVIGGGIAGINAALNLANSGVHTYLVEKETTIGGNAAKIGKIFSPEKLVEECAMCSLSPLMNEVASHPKIELLTDCEIRNIDSITGNFQVSITQNPRYVTDKCVCCGKCAAVCPVVTENEFNCGSKDKKAVSIKFAQAVPQIYSINPEHCIELKGGRCGKCREVCNVDAIDFSQQDKHIEIQVGAIIAATGFGEYDPSSKPQYGYGRFPNVLTQMELARILGVNGPTQGKLLRPSDAKRPKNVVMIQCVGSRDEKSSGNRYCSRYCCMAALKHASLIKKKYPDVNVTICYIDMRAFGLYEHYYRAVQEMAVQFVRGRPAEIAERDNSELVVKVEDTLNQQLMELPADMVVLSAAMEPSEGTQQIARIMDTNLSEDGFIKERHSKLRPVDTSKEGIFVCGSAQSPKDITDSIAQAGLAASRAHAFLAAGEIYLDPHIAVADPDVCTLCGKCVTCPFGAISIEDKVKIDPLVCNGCGYCTSLCDEDAIHIRGYSREELVAEIEGLAQAGDTIVFASCNIAYSTIDNIGSSAQDYPASTKIIRVPTTTIVTAEMLDMAFNRGVFHVVFVEEPPDNQIGEIIYPLAEARFFELKAEYGDRLHLKKAYIPHAKGLSDMFSSLEEVEE, encoded by the coding sequence ATGAATGATTCGAAAAAACCCTCAGGTATTTTTATTTGCCATTGTGGGGGCAATATTTCAGACAATATTGATATTAAAAAGCTCAAGGATTCCTTTCCGGATTGTAAAGTATTTGATTATGAGTACCTGTGCTCCAATCGGGGTCAACAATACCTTAAGGACGAGATTGAAAATAGCGGTCTTGAAAGGGTAGTTGTGGGGGCATGTACGCCCGCCAAGCATGAAAACCTTTTCAAAAAATGTGCTTCCCAATGCGGAATAAATCAGGAATTTCTCAGAGTTGTCAACTTAAGGGAACAATGCTCCTGGGTGCATACCGATTCCGACAGGGCCACCCACAAAGCGTTTTCGATGCTCAATTCAAGCATGCTTCGCCTTTTTCGGGCACAGCCCGTTGAGCAGTACAGTTTGCCTATAAATCCTGATGCCCTGGTAATCGGTGGTGGGATTGCCGGTATTAATGCCGCCCTTAATCTTGCCAATAGTGGAGTGCACACTTATCTTGTGGAAAAAGAAACGACAATAGGTGGCAATGCCGCAAAGATTGGCAAGATATTTTCCCCGGAGAAACTGGTCGAGGAATGCGCCATGTGTTCTCTCAGTCCCCTGATGAATGAAGTTGCTTCTCATCCCAAAATAGAACTGCTAACTGATTGTGAGATCAGAAATATAGATTCAATTACCGGTAACTTTCAGGTAAGTATTACTCAGAATCCCCGGTATGTAACCGATAAATGTGTCTGTTGTGGTAAGTGTGCTGCAGTATGTCCTGTAGTTACAGAAAATGAATTCAACTGTGGTTCAAAGGACAAAAAAGCCGTATCAATAAAATTTGCCCAGGCAGTACCCCAGATATATTCCATCAATCCTGAACATTGCATAGAACTTAAGGGTGGCAGGTGTGGCAAGTGCAGGGAGGTTTGCAATGTAGATGCTATTGATTTCTCCCAACAGGACAAACATATCGAAATACAGGTGGGAGCCATTATTGCTGCGACCGGTTTTGGTGAATATGATCCTTCCTCCAAACCCCAATATGGTTACGGTCGCTTTCCCAACGTTCTAACCCAGATGGAACTTGCCCGGATACTTGGTGTAAATGGCCCTACTCAGGGTAAATTACTGCGCCCCTCTGATGCAAAAAGGCCGAAAAACGTTGTTATGATCCAGTGTGTGGGTTCCAGGGATGAGAAATCTTCGGGAAACCGTTACTGTTCCCGCTACTGTTGCATGGCAGCTCTTAAACATGCCAGTCTTATAAAGAAAAAATATCCGGATGTGAATGTCACCATCTGTTACATTGATATGCGTGCCTTTGGCCTGTATGAACACTACTACCGTGCCGTACAGGAAATGGCTGTCCAATTCGTGCGTGGTAGGCCTGCCGAGATTGCAGAACGAGATAATTCCGAGCTTGTGGTGAAGGTCGAGGATACCCTGAACCAGCAACTTATGGAATTGCCGGCTGATATGGTGGTACTCTCTGCTGCCATGGAGCCATCAGAAGGTACACAGCAGATTGCCCGGATAATGGATACCAATCTAAGTGAAGACGGTTTCATCAAGGAACGACATTCCAAGCTCAGGCCGGTCGACACTTCAAAGGAAGGCATATTTGTCTGTGGCAGTGCCCAGTCCCCCAAGGACATAACAGACTCAATAGCCCAAGCCGGGCTTGCTGCCTCCCGCGCTCATGCTTTCCTGGCGGCAGGTGAGATATATCTGGATCCGCATATTGCAGTTGCAGACCCTGATGTGTGCACTTTATGCGGCAAGTGTGTAACATGTCCCTTTGGGGCCATTTCCATAGAGGATAAGGTAAAAATCGATCCGCTCGTGTGTAATGGATGTGGCTATTGCACCTCCCTCTGTGATGAAGATGCGATCCATATCAGGGGCTACAGCAGGGAAGAACTGGTAGCCGAGATAGAAGGTCTGGCTCAAGCAGGGGATACCATTGTCTTTGCCAGCTGCAACATCGCATATTCAACCATTGATAATATAGGAAGTAGTGCGCAGGATTATCCTGCTTCTACAAAGATCATAAGGGTGCCGACAACTACCATTGTGACAGCGGAAATGCTTGATATGGCATTCAATAGGGGTGTTTTTCATGTTGTTTTTGTGGAAGAACCACCGGATAACCAGATTGGTGAAATAATCTATCCACTGGCTGAGGCACGGTTTTTTGAATTAAAAGCAGAATATGGTGATCGATTGCATCTCAAGAAGGCTTATATTCCTCATGCAAAGGGACTCAGTGATATGTTCTCTTCCCTGGAAGAGGTGGAAGAATGA
- the hdrC gene encoding ferredoxin:CoB-CoM heterodisulfide reductase subunit HdrC: MNENHDTPECGSLVETVKKSLRTSDSIGIERCMQCGACTSSCPAARYSDYNPRNVMKRVKENDWSVIEDKTIWNCFYCYTCNLRCPRNNSPSQIVQVLRQMAINKGIGIERLSVLFEYPESFARLGISQIPAPYIGQMEEDLGKHWQHFRDNLEDIREELGLGPLAIEDERGEIKALLKGIGFEDRFVRLKEMAAEEGEDE; this comes from the coding sequence ATGAATGAAAATCATGACACTCCGGAATGTGGATCTCTTGTAGAAACCGTCAAGAAAAGCCTCCGGACCTCGGATTCTATCGGTATCGAGCGCTGTATGCAGTGTGGTGCCTGTACTTCTTCGTGCCCGGCGGCACGATACAGTGATTACAATCCCCGCAATGTAATGAAAAGGGTCAAAGAGAACGATTGGAGTGTAATTGAAGACAAGACAATATGGAATTGCTTCTATTGCTATACATGTAACCTGCGCTGCCCGCGTAACAACAGTCCTTCCCAGATTGTGCAGGTATTGCGTCAGATGGCAATTAACAAAGGTATTGGTATTGAGAGATTGAGTGTGCTTTTTGAATATCCCGAATCTTTCGCCAGGTTGGGTATCAGCCAGATACCTGCACCCTATATCGGACAGATGGAGGAGGACCTGGGTAAACACTGGCAGCATTTCAGGGACAATCTGGAGGATATCCGGGAGGAACTCGGCCTGGGTCCCCTGGCCATAGAAGACGAAAGGGGCGAGATCAAAGCGCTACTTAAGGGTATCGGGTTTGAGGATCGTTTTGTCAGGCTTAAGGAGATGGCTGCAGAAGAAGGTGAGGATGAATGA
- the hdrB gene encoding ferredoxin:CoB-CoM heterodisulfide reductase subunit HdrB, with the protein MKELADVPVKGLLLFKSCLVSSEYPGIESSTKYAFDRLGVDYLVSGEQSCCTGLGHYFDLFDQMTTTAIAARNFAVAKKEGYTNITTMCATCYAINKKSCSLLNNNRQVISLVNDNVEAAGLDDLKYEADSFDEVGNFYHVVEVLAKNANRIGELSIIDFAGVKMAAHHACHYYKIDYEDVAGNPEHPELIDHIAKACGGDVVEWYEDRTLTCGAGFSQRYVNREMSLKATHAKLESLKRADVQLVLHMCPNCQVQYDRYQPVIEKEFGEEYDMVHMNIAQFTALALGGDPWKICGFQTHSVDLTDFLKTL; encoded by the coding sequence ATGAAGGAACTTGCGGATGTACCTGTAAAAGGATTATTGCTGTTTAAATCCTGTCTGGTTAGTTCGGAGTATCCAGGCATTGAAAGTTCCACTAAATACGCATTTGACAGACTTGGAGTGGATTATCTTGTCAGCGGGGAGCAGTCCTGTTGTACCGGTCTGGGACATTATTTTGACCTGTTTGACCAGATGACCACCACCGCGATTGCAGCCCGCAATTTTGCTGTGGCCAAAAAGGAAGGTTACACCAATATCACAACAATGTGTGCCACATGCTATGCCATCAATAAGAAATCCTGCTCCCTGCTCAATAATAACAGGCAGGTCATCAGCCTTGTCAATGACAACGTGGAGGCTGCAGGGCTTGATGACCTGAAATATGAAGCGGACAGTTTCGATGAAGTTGGAAACTTCTATCATGTGGTGGAAGTGCTGGCAAAGAATGCCAATCGAATCGGGGAATTATCAATCATTGATTTTGCCGGTGTGAAGATGGCTGCCCATCATGCCTGTCATTACTACAAGATCGATTATGAGGACGTTGCCGGCAATCCGGAACATCCGGAGCTTATCGATCATATTGCAAAGGCCTGCGGTGGAGATGTGGTGGAATGGTATGAGGACAGGACACTGACATGCGGTGCGGGATTTTCCCAGCGTTATGTCAATCGTGAAATGTCCCTGAAAGCCACTCATGCCAAGCTGGAAAGCCTGAAAAGGGCAGATGTGCAACTTGTACTCCATATGTGTCCCAACTGTCAGGTACAGTATGACCGTTACCAGCCTGTTATAGAAAAGGAGTTTGGAGAGGAGTACGATATGGTGCATATGAACATTGCCCAATTCACTGCTCTTGCACTGGGTGGTGACCCTTGGAAGATTTGCGGTTTCCAGACACATTCTGTTGACCTGACTGATTTTCTGAAGACCCTCTGA
- a CDS encoding 3-isopropylmalate dehydratase large subunit has protein sequence MSEKIFSRAAGKEAKANDFVIADIDYAMAHDGTSILAVRSFRQMEVEKVWDPSRIVIPFDHLAPANSDTTAGLQKDIRGWVRQQGIRNFYDIGNGICHQVLPEKGFAMPGKLIVGADSHSCTYGAFGAFGTGVGATDMAEIFASGKLWFRVPESIRITAEGKLDDRVCAKDLTLKIIGEVTASGATYKAVEFYGDAIENLSMAGRMTLSNMAIEMGAKAGIVPPDATTFEYLKNRAVSDYEPVYSDGDADYVAEYHIDVNSLEPQVACPHEVDNVCGVSGIAGKKLDQAFIGTCTNGRLEDLEAAAEVLKGNEVAVRTIIIPASRQIMKEAASKGLIEIFLDAGATMGTPGCGPCLGGHMGVIGEGEVCISTANRNFRGRMGTGGYIYLASPATVAASAIKGEITDPRNV, from the coding sequence ATCAGCGAGAAGATATTCAGCCGGGCAGCCGGCAAAGAGGCAAAGGCCAATGATTTTGTGATAGCTGATATTGATTATGCAATGGCCCACGACGGTACCAGCATTCTGGCAGTCCGTTCTTTCCGCCAGATGGAAGTTGAAAAAGTGTGGGATCCTTCACGTATAGTGATTCCCTTTGATCATCTGGCACCAGCGAATTCCGATACTACGGCTGGTCTGCAGAAGGACATCAGGGGCTGGGTACGTCAGCAGGGCATACGCAATTTCTATGATATTGGTAACGGCATCTGCCATCAGGTGTTACCTGAGAAGGGTTTTGCAATGCCGGGTAAGTTGATCGTGGGTGCCGATTCTCATTCCTGTACATATGGTGCTTTCGGTGCCTTCGGTACCGGTGTAGGAGCAACGGATATGGCCGAAATATTCGCATCCGGCAAACTCTGGTTCCGTGTCCCTGAATCTATCAGGATTACAGCGGAGGGAAAACTGGATGACAGGGTTTGTGCCAAGGATCTCACCCTCAAGATCATCGGGGAGGTGACCGCATCAGGGGCGACCTACAAAGCGGTTGAATTCTATGGTGATGCCATAGAGAATCTTTCCATGGCAGGCAGGATGACCCTTTCCAACATGGCTATCGAAATGGGTGCCAAGGCGGGTATAGTACCTCCTGATGCCACGACCTTTGAATACCTGAAAAACCGGGCAGTCAGTGATTATGAACCTGTTTATTCGGACGGGGATGCAGATTACGTAGCCGAATATCACATCGATGTGAACTCCCTTGAACCGCAGGTTGCCTGTCCCCATGAGGTGGACAATGTTTGCGGTGTGTCCGGGATTGCAGGTAAAAAACTCGATCAGGCATTTATCGGTACCTGTACCAATGGCCGGCTGGAGGATCTCGAAGCTGCGGCAGAAGTCCTGAAAGGGAATGAGGTTGCCGTAAGGACGATTATAATACCGGCTTCCAGGCAGATTATGAAGGAAGCCGCAAGCAAAGGCTTAATAGAGATTTTCCTCGATGCTGGCGCTACTATGGGTACTCCCGGATGCGGTCCATGTCTGGGTGGTCATATGGGGGTTATTGGTGAGGGTGAAGTATGTATTTCCACTGCAAACCGTAACTTCCGGGGGCGTATGGGTACAGGTGGCTATATCTATCTTGCTTCTCCGGCAACGGTTGCTGCTTCGGCTATAAAAGGTGAGATTACCGATCCGCGTAATGTATGA
- a CDS encoding universal stress protein: MNNVKKILIATDGSEHSKKAASEGISLAKIYGARVFAVHVMKELSSKTLPYGARITNFDIPHEDIKREGQEALQYVEELGDPQGVAVDTALLTGNPAEEILDFAKENEIDIIVMGSLGRTGLERYLMGSVSEKVLRHAKTAVMVIP, encoded by the coding sequence ATGAATAATGTAAAAAAGATTTTAATTGCAACAGATGGCTCAGAACACTCCAAAAAGGCGGCATCCGAAGGAATAAGCCTGGCAAAAATCTATGGTGCAAGAGTATTTGCAGTACACGTAATGAAAGAACTTTCATCAAAAACCCTTCCTTATGGAGCAAGAATCACAAATTTTGACATCCCCCACGAAGACATAAAAAGAGAAGGACAGGAAGCCCTTCAGTATGTGGAAGAACTGGGAGATCCCCAGGGAGTAGCTGTTGATACAGCTCTTTTGACAGGTAATCCCGCGGAGGAAATACTGGATTTTGCAAAAGAAAATGAAATAGACATAATAGTTATGGGCTCACTGGGACGCACAGGCCTGGAGCGCTATCTTATGGGAAGCGTTTCTGAAAAGGTCCTAAGACATGCAAAAACTGCGGTAATGGTAATCCCTTGA
- a CDS encoding NAD(P)/FAD-dependent oxidoreductase, with protein sequence MKERVLILGAGYAGAVIANTLAREFRRKIAKGELEITVLDKNDMGVNQGGFTFLPFGLYTPEDLVRPRKESLSPRIKSRFGDQGEVTGIDLNRQQVTVKSGKNYSYDHLVIAMGARSDASGVPGLEDDLNTFYTSMDDALEVGELIRNFKGGRIVVSVSRMPIPCPGAPVKFSFLLESYLRDIRNIRDDVQLTLLWPMEPIGPPEFNKLVTGRLEEKGIEAIRQFQLGKVDASNKMVESTDGRQENYDLLITVPPHKPQKAVLDSGLTDEKGWIDADKTTLQYRGPLGDKDNVYIVGDNGPADILKTGIGAHYQAQVVSHNLINTINGNNIKSKYKGETGCPIITDMASDAHTGRAYIATWSYKNPPQSFDTTQLGWYLYRMYYYLHWDMSIKALM encoded by the coding sequence ATGAAAGAAAGAGTACTGATACTTGGAGCCGGCTATGCGGGTGCGGTGATTGCAAACACACTGGCCCGTGAGTTCAGGCGCAAAATTGCAAAGGGTGAACTTGAAATTACAGTGCTTGACAAAAACGATATGGGGGTCAATCAGGGTGGTTTTACTTTTCTGCCCTTTGGTTTATACACCCCTGAGGACCTGGTCAGGCCGAGGAAAGAATCGTTGAGTCCCAGGATTAAGAGTCGTTTTGGGGATCAGGGTGAAGTCACGGGTATTGACCTGAACAGGCAGCAGGTAACTGTCAAATCCGGTAAAAATTATTCATATGATCATCTTGTGATTGCAATGGGGGCAAGATCGGATGCTTCCGGTGTGCCGGGTCTTGAAGATGATCTCAATACATTCTATACATCTATGGACGATGCCCTGGAAGTAGGGGAACTTATCCGCAATTTCAAAGGTGGCAGAATAGTGGTTTCGGTTTCCAGAATGCCTATACCCTGCCCGGGTGCCCCTGTGAAATTCTCCTTTTTGCTGGAGAGTTACCTGAGGGATATACGTAATATCAGGGATGATGTGCAGCTGACGCTTCTCTGGCCTATGGAACCAATAGGTCCGCCGGAGTTTAATAAACTGGTTACCGGTCGTCTTGAAGAAAAAGGAATTGAGGCCATCAGGCAGTTCCAGCTTGGCAAGGTTGATGCTTCAAACAAGATGGTTGAATCTACCGACGGCAGGCAGGAAAACTATGACCTGCTTATCACAGTTCCTCCACATAAGCCACAAAAGGCTGTACTGGATTCGGGTCTTACAGATGAGAAAGGGTGGATTGACGCGGATAAAACAACCTTGCAATATCGGGGTCCGCTCGGGGATAAGGATAATGTGTACATTGTGGGGGACAATGGTCCGGCCGACATCCTGAAAACAGGAATCGGTGCGCACTATCAGGCACAGGTGGTATCCCACAATCTGATCAATACGATCAATGGCAACAATATCAAATCGAAGTACAAGGGTGAGACCGGCTGCCCGATAATTACGGATATGGCCTCTGATGCTCATACCGGTAGAGCATACATTGCTACCTGGAGTTACAAGAACCCGCCCCAGTCGTTCGATACCACTCAGCTTGGCTGGTATCTGTACCGGATGTATTACTACCTGCACTGGGATATGAGTATAAAGGCATTGATGTGA
- a CDS encoding DUF1641 domain-containing protein, whose amino-acid sequence MAEDIKNVNIGMTQADIDAFVDIVRTARIMQSYLNDETVHGVANVMTPMLKLLNGVASTDLVDVLERSMQDPGLDKALMNPPKVGMYGALREMGDEDFQKGLGIAIEFLKALGRASEDIGE is encoded by the coding sequence ATGGCTGAAGATATAAAGAATGTTAATATAGGAATGACACAGGCAGACATCGACGCCTTCGTGGATATTGTCAGGACTGCCCGTATCATGCAGAGTTACCTTAATGATGAAACGGTCCACGGCGTTGCAAATGTGATGACACCCATGCTAAAACTGCTCAACGGAGTTGCCAGTACAGATCTTGTGGATGTACTGGAAAGGAGTATGCAGGATCCCGGTCTGGACAAGGCTTTGATGAACCCTCCTAAGGTTGGTATGTATGGTGCACTTCGTGAGATGGGAGATGAGGATTTCCAGAAAGGGTTGGGGATAGCCATTGAATTCCTGAAAGCCCTTGGCAGGGCTTCGGAGGATATAGGGGAATAA
- a CDS encoding GNAT family N-acetyltransferase codes for MRLTEDRDIGRVACCKEAIDASRAIYDSFSLLDYFHDCEFAMHSRRFAWGEAVAYVYEARDAIYILLLFSRQQKRGHGHRLVNCIIGHARYKGYSRVYVTTSYRSPHHYAAGRFYVSCGFRMIGSDEEHMYYGLDVNTAHVSDCTNDYANPPELLYRLSDYFLILIALLVVFLKPQRDEPQVVKMLRKIISEKEKSQ; via the coding sequence ATGCGTTTAACCGAAGACAGGGACATCGGTCGTGTGGCCTGTTGCAAGGAGGCCATCGATGCTTCCAGGGCAATCTATGACAGTTTCTCACTGCTGGACTATTTCCATGACTGCGAATTTGCAATGCATTCCCGCCGGTTTGCCTGGGGAGAGGCTGTGGCTTATGTATATGAGGCCAGGGATGCTATCTATATATTGCTTCTTTTTTCCCGCCAGCAGAAAAGGGGGCACGGTCACAGATTGGTTAATTGCATCATTGGGCATGCCCGCTATAAGGGATACAGCCGTGTTTATGTGACTACCTCTTATAGATCTCCACACCACTACGCTGCCGGCAGGTTCTATGTTTCATGTGGTTTCCGTATGATCGGCTCGGATGAGGAACATATGTATTATGGACTGGATGTAAATACAGCTCATGTGTCTGATTGCACGAATGATTATGCCAATCCTCCTGAATTGTTGTACAGATTGTCAGACTACTTTTTGATATTGATTGCACTGTTGGTTGTATTCTTGAAACCCCAACGAGATGAGCCACAGGTTGTGAAGATGTTGAGGAAAATTATTTCTGAAAAAGAAAAAAGTCAGTGA
- a CDS encoding nitric oxide reductase activation protein NorD produces the protein MPADKKSPAIRNKRVANTYEKTKTELIPLMDEEVFHLWQSVINILAEKEIKCAIEFTRKTKIVFPVIPSWQRLKLLITTQKFAAKYPRTSLVFFTDAPLAMASLDKAGSLDKTGFERWETTALKLAEKEEDVAIIFIQRTSRLLNDLDLDEILDWVERGSELFSTRPEAVELFFEGTFNGLANHIGKTSRKQRKCLFERGFKLALTNHRCVQSYFEKSPPVITELPKDEFTKWANTGEKIAEGSTFYCREYYNNSFTTLKRINPLFYDLIFNNAQSLLKKEQLLAGIYFSKLQEILLSIHPEELKTWVNTGIKLFEKDREIAIQYFRNSAILLQDLEITELEEWAMKGLEIFENNSAGARLYFSLKSKKSREFIEYLMSGVALKRVNNILTYYALGISGINFNIRSRNLLPEDHVDSIQPVVSGKTIYLVPTMKGYGDFEDNFMIYKLSVMHEVGHQKFGTTGYATKSFLPLLNKTSTNINSTHLEKIVASGDDKDNTVSLKDIISLFPQPSLAADIMGIVEDARIEYMITRVYRGLRRDFERVREKMVRNRKVPQNRTGIFMEALLLLSVDQEPPLVIDEVTKDLLEKARVLLDLKIFQPQSLTIDSLEVTFEIYEMLEKSILPENPRQYTSIQNLEYRGVGPGLHSENETEGNAGKALERFIPLTEWELAENEIIQENIQAGPKCALAKNWEVLSSFTYDEWDSRLRDYKSGWSTVYEVCPTGKSTDFYRDTLQNYIHEISLIKRIFRMMKPVSFRKLRRQSDGDEIDFDAIVEAFTDRKCGINPTERLYIRRDKRERDVATLFLVDISASTRKKLDNSKSILDVEKEALVLMTEALESIGDKYAIYAFSGDTRNDVEYYTIKDFGEVFSENVECKIDALEPADNTRLGPVIRHSITKLKEIDAKIKLLVLLSDGEPYDFGIADGKYENEVAIEDTKMAIQEGKALGMHFFCITVDSKASDYMHSIFSDVGYTIIDNATTLPERLPMLYNRLTT, from the coding sequence TTGCCTGCAGATAAGAAAAGTCCTGCAATCAGGAACAAGAGGGTTGCAAATACATACGAGAAAACAAAAACAGAATTAATACCCCTGATGGATGAGGAAGTTTTTCATTTATGGCAATCAGTGATAAATATCCTGGCTGAAAAAGAAATAAAATGTGCTATTGAATTTACCCGAAAAACAAAAATTGTTTTCCCTGTAATTCCTTCCTGGCAACGTCTTAAACTGCTTATCACAACCCAGAAGTTCGCTGCCAAATATCCCCGCACATCCCTCGTCTTCTTTACTGATGCTCCTCTTGCAATGGCCAGTCTTGATAAAGCAGGCAGTCTTGATAAAACAGGGTTTGAAAGATGGGAAACTACAGCATTAAAACTGGCCGAAAAGGAAGAAGATGTTGCAATAATATTCATTCAAAGGACATCCAGATTACTAAATGATTTGGATCTGGATGAGATACTGGATTGGGTTGAAAGAGGCAGCGAACTTTTTTCCACCCGGCCAGAAGCTGTAGAATTATTCTTTGAGGGAACATTCAATGGGCTTGCAAATCACATAGGAAAAACCAGCAGAAAACAGAGGAAATGTTTGTTTGAAAGGGGTTTCAAACTTGCACTTACAAATCACAGGTGTGTGCAAAGCTATTTTGAAAAATCTCCTCCTGTAATCACAGAACTTCCAAAGGATGAATTTACAAAATGGGCAAACACCGGTGAAAAAATAGCAGAGGGGAGTACTTTTTACTGCAGAGAATATTACAATAACTCCTTTACCACCCTAAAAAGAATAAATCCTCTATTCTATGATTTGATCTTTAATAATGCACAATCCCTGCTGAAAAAAGAGCAATTGCTTGCAGGAATTTATTTTTCAAAACTCCAGGAAATCCTGCTGAGCATTCATCCTGAAGAACTAAAAACCTGGGTTAACACCGGCATCAAATTATTTGAAAAAGACCGGGAAATAGCAATACAGTATTTCCGCAATTCTGCCATCCTGCTCCAGGACCTGGAAATAACCGAACTTGAAGAATGGGCAATGAAAGGTCTTGAAATTTTTGAAAATAATTCTGCAGGAGCAAGATTGTATTTCTCCCTTAAATCAAAAAAATCCAGAGAATTCATAGAATATTTGATGAGCGGAGTTGCTCTTAAAAGAGTTAACAATATCCTGACATATTATGCATTAGGTATCTCAGGAATAAATTTTAACATTCGCTCCAGAAATCTCCTGCCAGAAGACCATGTAGATTCCATACAACCAGTAGTTTCCGGGAAAACCATCTACCTTGTACCAACAATGAAAGGATACGGGGATTTTGAAGATAATTTCATGATCTACAAACTAAGTGTAATGCATGAAGTAGGGCACCAGAAATTTGGCACTACAGGATATGCAACAAAATCATTTCTACCATTATTAAACAAAACATCAACAAATATTAATTCTACACACCTGGAAAAAATTGTTGCTTCTGGAGATGACAAAGATAACACGGTTAGTCTTAAAGATATAATCAGCCTGTTTCCGCAACCATCTCTTGCAGCAGATATCATGGGAATTGTAGAGGATGCCAGAATCGAGTATATGATAACCAGGGTTTACAGGGGTTTGCGCCGGGATTTTGAAAGAGTCAGGGAAAAGATGGTAAGAAACAGGAAAGTACCACAAAACCGGACTGGAATATTCATGGAAGCCCTTCTTTTATTATCTGTGGACCAGGAGCCACCATTGGTAATTGATGAAGTCACCAAAGATCTTCTGGAAAAAGCCAGGGTCCTCCTGGATTTGAAAATATTCCAGCCTCAATCTTTAACCATTGACTCTCTGGAAGTTACATTTGAAATATACGAAATGCTTGAAAAGAGTATCCTTCCTGAAAATCCCAGGCAGTATACCAGCATACAAAACCTTGAGTACCGGGGTGTCGGTCCCGGACTACATTCTGAAAATGAGACTGAGGGAAATGCAGGAAAAGCATTAGAACGCTTTATACCTCTGACAGAATGGGAGCTTGCTGAAAATGAGATCATACAGGAAAACATTCAGGCAGGACCAAAGTGTGCCCTGGCAAAAAACTGGGAGGTACTTAGCAGTTTTACCTACGATGAATGGGATAGCAGGTTGAGGGATTATAAATCCGGATGGAGTACCGTATATGAAGTCTGTCCGACTGGTAAATCCACCGATTTTTACCGGGACACCCTACAGAACTACATCCATGAAATTTCACTCATAAAACGTATATTCAGGATGATGAAACCGGTTTCATTTCGTAAGTTAAGAAGACAAAGCGATGGGGATGAAATCGATTTCGATGCGATTGTCGAAGCTTTCACGGACAGAAAATGTGGTATAAATCCCACAGAACGCCTCTATATACGCCGGGACAAACGTGAGAGGGATGTTGCCACACTTTTTCTTGTTGACATAAGTGCATCCACCAGAAAAAAACTGGATAATAGCAAAAGCATACTGGATGTAGAAAAGGAGGCACTTGTCCTGATGACAGAGGCCCTGGAAAGCATCGGGGATAAATATGCGATCTATGCTTTTTCCGGCGATACCAGAAATGATGTGGAATACTATACCATAAAAGATTTCGGGGAAGTTTTTTCAGAAAATGTTGAATGCAAAATCGATGCACTGGAACCCGCAGATAACACCCGTCTGGGTCCTGTAATCAGACATTCCATAACTAAACTGAAAGAAATTGATGCAAAAATTAAACTTTTGGTATTATTATCCGACGGTGAACCCTATGATTTTGGGATTGCAGACGGGAAATACGAGAATGAAGTTGCAATTGAAGATACAAAAATGGCAATTCAGGAAGGAAAAGCCCTTGGAATGCACTTTTTCTGTATAACCGTTGATTCAAAAGCAAGCGATTATATGCATTCGATATTTTCCGATGTGGGTTATACCATTATTGATAATGCAACTACCCTTCCTGAAAGACTTCCCATGCTCTATAACAGGCTCACCACCTGA